A section of the Ruania halotolerans genome encodes:
- a CDS encoding bifunctional phosphopantothenoylcysteine decarboxylase/phosphopantothenate synthase, which yields MRILLGVSGGIAAYKVPVLLRSLREDGHAVRVIPTRAALQFVGAPTWEALSAEPVTTSVFDGADTVDHVRLGRAAELVIVAPATADLLARAAAGIADDLLTATLLTVTCPVLMAPAMHTEMWQHPATRANVALLRERGVHVLDPAVGRLTGADTGPGRMPEPEDLMRAVTTLLAEGTLRDDSADGPGQHDSATQQNSETEQDLTGLRVTISAGGTREYLDPVRFLGNRSSGRQGIALARAAARRGADVELVAANIDASLLPDGVHVSAVETTAELAEAMHRSAPDAHVLVMAAAVADFRPATANATKTKKTDDGVVPPLELVQNPDILASLVQDRRPGQVVVGFAAETGDAHGSVLEHGRAKALRKGADLLAVNAVGTDQGFGDVPNAVHLLDADGTEVVQGSGSKDDVAAVVWDAVVNLLRDRDRDRAGAGGGDGSAQR from the coding sequence ATGCGCATCCTGCTCGGTGTGAGCGGCGGGATCGCTGCGTACAAGGTTCCCGTCCTGCTGCGCTCCTTGCGGGAGGACGGTCACGCCGTCCGGGTGATTCCCACCCGGGCGGCGTTGCAGTTCGTGGGCGCGCCCACCTGGGAGGCGCTCAGCGCCGAACCCGTGACCACCTCCGTCTTCGACGGCGCAGACACCGTCGATCACGTGCGGTTGGGCCGTGCGGCGGAGCTGGTGATCGTGGCTCCGGCCACCGCCGATCTGCTGGCTCGAGCCGCTGCCGGGATCGCCGACGATCTGCTGACGGCGACCCTGCTCACGGTGACCTGCCCGGTGTTGATGGCACCGGCCATGCATACGGAGATGTGGCAGCACCCCGCCACGCGCGCCAATGTGGCGCTTCTGCGGGAACGGGGCGTGCATGTACTCGATCCGGCGGTGGGCCGGCTCACCGGAGCCGACACCGGTCCTGGGCGGATGCCCGAGCCGGAGGATCTGATGCGTGCCGTCACGACGTTGCTGGCGGAAGGGACGCTGCGGGACGACAGCGCGGACGGCCCAGGTCAGCACGACTCAGCCACCCAGCAGAACTCAGAGACAGAGCAGGACCTGACGGGTCTGCGCGTCACGATCAGCGCCGGGGGCACCCGCGAATACCTGGATCCGGTCCGCTTCCTCGGCAACCGCTCGAGCGGCAGGCAGGGGATCGCGCTGGCACGTGCCGCCGCGCGTCGCGGAGCCGATGTGGAGCTGGTGGCCGCGAATATCGACGCATCCCTGCTCCCCGATGGCGTGCACGTGAGCGCGGTGGAGACCACGGCCGAGTTGGCCGAGGCGATGCACCGCAGCGCACCGGATGCGCACGTGCTGGTGATGGCAGCGGCTGTAGCGGACTTCCGGCCGGCCACGGCGAACGCCACCAAAACGAAGAAGACTGACGACGGCGTGGTCCCGCCCCTTGAACTGGTTCAGAATCCCGACATCCTCGCCTCTCTCGTGCAGGACCGCAGGCCCGGGCAGGTGGTGGTGGGGTTTGCGGCCGAGACCGGCGACGCCCACGGCAGTGTGCTCGAGCATGGGCGCGCGAAGGCACTGCGCAAGGGCGCAGACCTGCTTGCCGTGAACGCCGTCGGCACGGATCAAGGCTTTGGGGACGTCCCCAACGCGGTGCACCTGCTGGACGCCGACGGAACCGAGGTGGTCCAGGGCAGCGGCTCCAAGGACGACGTGGCGGCCGTGGTGTGGGACGCCGTCGTGAATCTTCTCAGGGACCGGGACCGGGACCGTGCGGGCGCCGGTGGGGGAGACGGGTCCGCGCAGCGGTAG
- the rpoZ gene encoding DNA-directed RNA polymerase subunit omega, producing the protein MSGIVAAPEGITDPPIDDLLEAVDSKYSLVIFSAKRARQINAYYAQLNEGLLEYVGPLVETKPQEKPLSIAMREINEGLLTSEKTED; encoded by the coding sequence ATGTCAGGAATCGTTGCCGCGCCCGAGGGCATCACCGACCCCCCGATCGACGACCTGCTCGAGGCCGTCGACTCCAAGTACTCCTTGGTGATCTTCTCAGCCAAGCGTGCCCGTCAGATCAACGCCTACTACGCGCAGCTGAACGAGGGCCTGCTGGAGTACGTGGGCCCACTGGTGGAAACCAAGCCGCAGGAGAAGCCCCTCTCGATCGCGATGCGCGAGATCAACGAGGGCCTGCTGACGAGCGAGAAGACCGAGGACTGA
- the gmk gene encoding guanylate kinase has product MAERSDRARLTVLAGPTAVGKGTVSADVRHRYPQVWLSISATTRPPRPGEVDGVHYHFLPPEQFAQMVSDGDFLEWAVVHGRHSYGTPRGPVEDRLAAGRPALLEIDLQGARQVRQTMPEAQFVFLAPPSWEELVRRLEGRGTEDAEERERRLVTAQVELAAAAEFDHTIVNDDVSRATDELVALMGCGPDGRFGGSGAESSRRPRAPLGRSPRQTR; this is encoded by the coding sequence TTGGCTGAGCGCTCTGACCGTGCACGTCTGACCGTGCTGGCGGGCCCCACAGCTGTCGGGAAGGGCACCGTTTCGGCCGACGTCCGCCACCGGTATCCGCAGGTCTGGCTCTCCATCTCGGCAACCACCCGCCCGCCGCGGCCGGGGGAGGTGGATGGAGTTCACTATCACTTCCTCCCACCCGAACAGTTTGCGCAGATGGTCAGTGACGGGGACTTCCTCGAGTGGGCCGTGGTCCACGGACGCCACTCCTACGGCACCCCGAGGGGTCCGGTGGAGGATCGGCTGGCTGCCGGGAGGCCAGCGCTGCTGGAGATCGATCTGCAGGGTGCACGCCAGGTACGGCAGACGATGCCCGAGGCACAGTTCGTCTTCCTCGCCCCACCGAGCTGGGAAGAACTGGTCCGGCGTCTTGAGGGCCGCGGGACCGAGGATGCCGAGGAGCGGGAGCGACGACTGGTGACGGCGCAGGTGGAGTTGGCCGCCGCCGCGGAGTTCGATCACACGATCGTCAATGACGACGTGTCACGCGCCACCGACGAACTCGTGGCACTCATGGGATGCGGCCCGGACGGCCGATTCGGAGGATCCGGGGCCGAGTCGTCCCGGCGCCCCCGCGCGCCGCTCGGCCGGAGCCCCCGGCAAACCAGGTAA
- the mihF gene encoding integration host factor, actinobacterial type: MALPPLTPEQRTRALEKAAQARATRAEVKNRLKYSGGKLSEVIAEGHENDAIGKLKVLSLLESLPGVGKVTARTVMTEVGISESRRIRGLGPQQIAKLVERFG, translated from the coding sequence GTGGCCCTTCCTCCACTCACGCCCGAGCAGCGTACGAGAGCGCTCGAGAAGGCCGCGCAGGCTCGTGCGACCCGCGCGGAGGTGAAGAACCGCCTGAAATACTCCGGGGGCAAGCTCTCCGAGGTCATCGCCGAGGGTCACGAGAACGACGCCATCGGCAAACTCAAGGTACTTTCCCTGCTCGAATCACTTCCCGGCGTGGGAAAGGTGACCGCTCGTACGGTGATGACTGAGGTGGGCATCTCGGAGTCACGACGGATTCGCGGCCTGGGTCCGCAGCAGATCGCCAAGCTGGTCGAGCGGTTTGGCTGA
- the pyrF gene encoding orotidine-5'-phosphate decarboxylase, whose amino-acid sequence MSEASPMPFGRRLTQALDTFGPLCVGIDPHAHLLAQWDLTDDAAGVREFALRTVEALTGVVGVVKPQAAFFERFGSAGIAALEDTVAACRAAGMLCVVDAKRGDIGSTMAGYAAAFVGEHSTLAGDAVTVTPYLGFGTLEPLIAQARATGRGVFVLALTSNPEGAQVQHARGDDGITVAARIAAEAARSNADEIAAGEPLGSVGLVVGATVGSAPRELGMNLGAVDGPLLAPGLGAQGAGAAELQAVFAGAERAVLPSSSREVLTAGPDRESLAAAARTVQADLRGLREPVPTTTGD is encoded by the coding sequence ATGAGCGAGGCATCGCCGATGCCGTTCGGACGCCGCCTCACCCAGGCCCTGGACACCTTCGGTCCGCTCTGCGTGGGTATCGATCCGCATGCGCACCTGCTGGCACAGTGGGACCTGACCGATGACGCGGCCGGGGTTCGCGAGTTCGCTCTGCGCACGGTCGAGGCGTTGACCGGCGTAGTGGGAGTGGTCAAACCGCAGGCGGCGTTCTTCGAACGGTTCGGCAGCGCCGGGATCGCGGCCCTGGAAGACACCGTTGCCGCCTGCCGGGCGGCCGGGATGTTGTGCGTGGTGGACGCCAAACGTGGCGATATCGGCAGCACGATGGCCGGCTACGCCGCGGCCTTCGTGGGTGAGCATTCCACGCTGGCCGGCGACGCGGTCACGGTGACGCCCTATCTGGGTTTCGGGACGCTGGAGCCGCTGATTGCACAGGCGCGGGCCACGGGCCGTGGCGTCTTTGTGCTGGCCCTGACATCCAATCCCGAGGGTGCGCAGGTGCAGCACGCGCGGGGCGACGATGGGATCACCGTGGCCGCGCGGATCGCGGCCGAGGCCGCACGAAGCAACGCCGATGAGATCGCCGCCGGGGAGCCGCTCGGCAGCGTGGGGCTCGTCGTGGGCGCCACCGTGGGATCGGCACCCCGCGAGCTCGGGATGAATCTTGGTGCGGTGGACGGCCCACTGCTCGCGCCCGGGCTGGGTGCGCAGGGCGCCGGAGCGGCCGAGCTCCAGGCGGTCTTCGCCGGTGCTGAGCGTGCCGTACTCCCCTCCAGTTCGCGTGAAGTTCTCACCGCGGGCCCCGATCGTGAGAGCCTGGCTGCTGCGGCACGGACCGTCCAAGCGGACCTTCGTGGCCTGCGCGAGCCGGTTCCGACCACTACTGGCGATTGA